A window of Aeromicrobium sp. A1-2 contains these coding sequences:
- a CDS encoding acetate/propionate family kinase, translating into MTARVLVVNAGSSSLKLRLLGVGDVVERSADLTAGPGGIDPVDLAAALQGWEMPDVVGHRVVHGGTRFDAPVRIDAGVRRELEELTALAPLHQPKSLAALDAVTAVLPDTPAVACFDTAFHTTIPEAAATYAVPLEWREQYAIRRYGFHGLSHSYAARRAGEMTGRPSADLGIVTCHIGAGASICAVRAGRSVDTTMGFTPLEGVVMATRSGSIDPGLVLWLEEHEGLSPHQVTEALEQRSGLAALAGTSDLQEVEQRAARGDDRAILALDVYVHSLVGGIASMTASAGGVDVLVFTGGVGENSALVRQRTTDGLAHLGVGVDPRLNSGAVPDGEVTATGATVRTLVVAAREDVQIAAGARSIFPGTFDPRHA; encoded by the coding sequence ATGACGGCCAGGGTCCTGGTCGTCAATGCCGGGTCGTCGAGCCTCAAGCTCCGGCTGCTCGGGGTCGGCGACGTGGTCGAACGATCGGCCGACCTGACCGCGGGCCCTGGCGGCATCGACCCGGTGGATCTTGCCGCCGCGCTTCAGGGCTGGGAGATGCCCGACGTCGTGGGCCATCGGGTCGTGCACGGCGGCACCCGTTTCGATGCCCCCGTCCGGATCGATGCGGGAGTGCGCCGCGAGCTGGAGGAGCTCACGGCGCTGGCGCCGCTGCACCAGCCCAAGTCGCTCGCGGCCCTCGACGCGGTCACCGCGGTCCTGCCCGACACGCCCGCGGTGGCCTGCTTCGACACCGCGTTCCACACCACGATCCCCGAGGCCGCAGCGACCTACGCCGTCCCGCTGGAGTGGCGCGAGCAGTATGCGATCCGCCGGTACGGCTTTCACGGCCTCTCGCACTCGTACGCCGCGCGGCGGGCCGGCGAGATGACCGGCCGGCCCTCGGCCGACCTGGGGATCGTCACGTGTCACATCGGCGCGGGCGCCTCCATCTGTGCGGTCAGGGCTGGTCGCAGCGTCGACACGACGATGGGGTTCACGCCGCTTGAGGGGGTCGTGATGGCGACCCGCTCCGGCAGCATCGACCCGGGCCTGGTCCTGTGGCTCGAGGAGCACGAGGGCCTGTCCCCTCACCAGGTCACCGAGGCGCTGGAGCAGCGGTCGGGCCTGGCCGCGCTGGCCGGCACGTCCGACCTGCAGGAGGTCGAGCAAAGGGCCGCGCGCGGCGACGACCGGGCGATCCTCGCCCTCGACGTCTACGTCCACAGCCTGGTCGGCGGGATTGCCTCGATGACCGCTTCGGCCGGCGGTGTCGATGTCCTGGTGTTCACGGGAGGTGTCGGCGAGAACTCCGCGCTCGTGCGGCAGCGGACGACAGACGGCCTGGCGCACCTGGGCGTCGGCGTTGATCCGAGGCTCAACTCCGGGGCCGTGCCGGACGGCGAGGTCACCGCCACCGGCGCCACGGTGCGTACGCTGGTTGTCGCCGCGCGTGAGGACGTGCAGATCGCCGCCGGGGCGCGGTCCATATTTCCCGGGACCTTCGACCCTCGACACGCCTGA
- the cydD gene encoding thiol reductant ABC exporter subunit CydD, with the protein MKPPDPRLVRRSRSVRRYLVLGVAIGLATALVIIAQALAIAHAVAQLFVAAPAASSAAAVAVCLGLRAGLQWWHSVVAARAAATVKAELRHEIIDDLLDPRRLGPPPRSSRVVNLLGPGLDAFDGYVGRFLPQTILASIVPALVIIAVLVVDPLSALIIGLSLPLSIVFMILVGLLTRDLLDRRWSALQRLGQHFANVLDGLVMLKIFGRSQVEGLHLVGERHRRATLRSLRVAFLSSLVLELVGTLSVALVAVSVGLRVVDDRMSLERALIVLLLAPEAYLPIRRLGAMFHDSAEGADAVREALDLLDHDRHTGALDSPPLGPTGLRFDQVVCSYPGRTTPALTIDDESILPGEFVAITGASGAGKSTLLDLLMGFVVPTSGRVLLGEIELTDVDPERWRSTIAWVPQLPSLIEGTVTDNVRMGCAAATAKDVADALRDAGATDLVPARWLSESATDVSAGERRRIAIARALLRVRRGTATLMLLDEPTAGLDHDREALVLDTLRALDVTVVVVAHRAETIMAADRQIMLTARTIVPA; encoded by the coding sequence GTGAAGCCCCCCGACCCGCGGCTGGTGCGCCGATCGCGCAGCGTGCGCCGCTACCTGGTGCTGGGTGTCGCGATCGGGCTGGCCACCGCGCTGGTCATCATCGCGCAGGCCCTGGCGATCGCCCACGCCGTGGCCCAGCTGTTCGTCGCCGCGCCTGCCGCCAGCTCGGCCGCCGCCGTCGCAGTCTGTCTCGGGCTGCGAGCCGGGCTCCAGTGGTGGCACTCGGTCGTGGCCGCGCGCGCCGCGGCGACGGTCAAGGCCGAGCTGCGGCACGAGATCATCGACGACCTGTTGGACCCGCGCCGGCTCGGTCCCCCGCCGCGCAGCTCACGGGTCGTGAACCTCCTGGGCCCCGGACTCGATGCCTTCGACGGCTACGTTGGCCGGTTCCTGCCCCAGACGATCCTCGCCTCGATCGTGCCGGCCCTCGTGATCATCGCGGTCCTGGTGGTCGACCCCCTGTCGGCACTCATCATCGGCCTCAGTCTGCCGCTCAGCATCGTCTTCATGATCCTGGTCGGGCTGCTCACCCGAGACCTGCTGGACCGACGCTGGTCGGCCCTCCAGCGCCTGGGGCAGCACTTCGCCAACGTCCTCGACGGGCTCGTGATGCTCAAGATTTTCGGCCGCTCGCAGGTTGAGGGCCTGCACCTCGTCGGCGAACGCCACCGACGGGCCACGCTCCGGTCGCTGCGGGTCGCCTTCCTGTCGTCGCTGGTCCTCGAGCTCGTCGGCACCCTGTCGGTGGCCCTGGTCGCGGTGAGTGTCGGCCTGCGGGTCGTCGATGACCGGATGTCGCTGGAGCGCGCGCTCATCGTGCTGCTCCTGGCTCCCGAGGCCTACCTCCCGATCCGACGTCTCGGCGCGATGTTCCACGACAGCGCCGAGGGCGCTGATGCCGTTCGCGAGGCACTCGACCTGCTCGATCACGACCGCCACACCGGCGCGCTGGACTCTCCCCCGCTGGGGCCCACCGGGCTGCGGTTCGACCAGGTCGTCTGCTCGTACCCCGGGCGCACGACACCCGCGCTGACGATCGACGACGAGTCGATCCTCCCCGGCGAGTTCGTGGCCATCACGGGCGCGTCCGGCGCCGGCAAGTCGACCCTGCTGGACCTGCTGATGGGTTTCGTCGTGCCGACCTCCGGCCGGGTCCTGCTGGGCGAGATCGAGCTGACCGATGTCGATCCCGAACGATGGAGGAGCACGATCGCCTGGGTTCCTCAGCTCCCGAGCCTGATCGAAGGGACCGTCACCGACAACGTCCGCATGGGGTGCGCCGCGGCGACCGCGAAGGATGTCGCGGATGCGCTCCGCGACGCCGGCGCGACCGACCTCGTGCCGGCCAGATGGCTCAGCGAGTCCGCCACTGACGTCTCGGCCGGAGAGCGCCGTCGCATCGCGATCGCGCGCGCCCTGCTCCGGGTACGCCGCGGCACCGCCACGCTGATGCTCCTCGACGAGCCCACAGCCGGACTGGACCACGACCGGGAGGCGCTGGTCCTGGACACCCTGCGTGCGCTGGACGTCACCGTCGTGGTGGTCGCCCATCGGGCCGAGACCATCATGGCCGCCGATCGGCAGATCATGCTGACCGCCAGGACGATCGTGCCGGCATGA
- the cydB gene encoding cytochrome d ubiquinol oxidase subunit II yields the protein MELTTFWFILISILWIGYLVLEGFDFGVGMLVGLLARNDKERRVLINTIGPLWDGNEVWLLVAGGATFAAFPEWYATLFSGFYLPLFLILMALIVRAVAFEFRGKRTGTQWRRRWDIAIIVSSTVPALLWGVALANIVRGVPIDADKEFVGSFFDLLNPYALLGGLVTLTVFLVHGCLFVALKTEGEIRLRATALGLRVGAVAAVLAVSFIVWTGIDQGEALVWLFGGLTAAAFVAALLIATTGREGYAFAATATTIGLLTIMLFVGLFPDVMPSSIDSAFNLTTTNAASTHYTLVIMSWVAVVFTPIVLMYQSWSYWVFRKRIGVQHIPTEVLAS from the coding sequence ATGGAGCTCACCACCTTCTGGTTCATCCTCATCTCGATCCTGTGGATCGGCTATCTCGTCCTCGAGGGATTCGACTTCGGCGTCGGGATGCTGGTCGGCCTGCTCGCCCGCAACGACAAGGAACGACGGGTCCTGATCAACACGATCGGGCCGCTCTGGGACGGCAACGAGGTCTGGCTCCTCGTCGCCGGCGGCGCCACGTTCGCTGCGTTCCCCGAGTGGTACGCAACACTGTTCAGCGGCTTCTACCTCCCGCTGTTCCTGATCCTCATGGCCCTCATCGTGCGCGCCGTGGCCTTCGAGTTCCGCGGCAAGCGCACCGGCACGCAGTGGCGGCGACGCTGGGACATCGCGATCATCGTCAGCTCGACCGTCCCGGCCCTCCTGTGGGGTGTCGCGCTGGCCAACATCGTGCGCGGTGTCCCGATCGACGCGGACAAGGAGTTCGTCGGTTCGTTCTTCGACCTGCTCAACCCCTACGCCCTGCTCGGTGGTCTGGTCACCCTGACGGTCTTCCTGGTCCACGGCTGCCTGTTCGTCGCCCTCAAGACCGAGGGTGAGATCCGTCTCCGGGCGACAGCCCTCGGACTGCGGGTCGGCGCCGTGGCCGCGGTGCTCGCGGTCTCGTTCATCGTCTGGACCGGCATCGACCAGGGCGAAGCACTCGTCTGGCTGTTCGGCGGACTGACCGCAGCGGCCTTCGTCGCCGCGCTCCTGATCGCGACGACCGGCCGCGAGGGCTACGCGTTCGCGGCCACAGCCACCACGATCGGCCTCCTGACCATCATGCTGTTCGTGGGCCTGTTCCCCGATGTCATGCCGTCCTCGATCGACAGCGCCTTCAACCTGACGACGACCAATGCCGCGTCGACGCACTACACACTCGTCATCATGTCGTGGGTCGCCGTGGTGTTCACCCCGATCGTGCTGATGTACCAGTCGTGGTCGTACTGGGTGTTCCGCAAGCGCATCGGCGTCCAGCACATCCCGACTGAGGTCCTCGCGTCGTGA
- a CDS encoding flavodoxin domain-containing protein: protein MAVAAASRHGGTCEIADRISVTLAAELPESWSVVRTDLRDLRAFDAADAVVLGSAVYYSHWMHAAGRALHYVKDAPLLDLWLFSTGPISEADSKAAQVPSADAMVADGLAVDHQVFGGRLDTSLLGWAERAAVRAVHALPGDHRDWDQVDDWARRIAGQLAAVPERQNAPRGSGHRGASGE, encoded by the coding sequence GTGGCCGTCGCTGCCGCGAGCCGACATGGGGGCACGTGCGAGATCGCCGATCGAATCAGCGTGACGCTCGCCGCGGAGCTCCCGGAGAGTTGGAGCGTCGTCCGCACGGACCTGCGGGACCTCCGGGCTTTCGACGCCGCCGACGCCGTTGTCCTCGGCAGCGCGGTCTACTACAGCCACTGGATGCATGCGGCCGGGCGGGCCCTGCACTATGTCAAGGATGCGCCTCTGCTGGACCTGTGGTTGTTCAGCACCGGTCCGATCTCCGAGGCTGACAGCAAGGCCGCCCAGGTGCCATCGGCCGACGCGATGGTGGCGGACGGGCTGGCCGTGGACCACCAGGTCTTCGGCGGCCGGCTCGACACCTCGCTGCTCGGCTGGGCAGAGCGGGCGGCGGTCAGGGCCGTGCACGCCCTGCCCGGCGATCATCGCGACTGGGACCAGGTCGACGACTGGGCCCGGCGCATCGCCGGGCAGCTCGCGGCGGTTCCAGAGCGCCAGAACGCTCCCCGCGGCTCGGGCCACCGAGGCGCAAGCGGCGAGTAG
- a CDS encoding response regulator transcription factor has product MTIRVFLLDDHEVVRTGLRQLLESGGDIEVVGEAGTAAAALARIPALKPDVAVLDARLPDGSGIEVCRQVRSSHPQTKAIILTSYDDDEALFAAIMAGAAGYVLKQVTGQDLIAAVRHVAAGGSLLDPSVTAKVMERLRDGAPGEPDELKDLTAQERRILELVAEGLTNRQIGERLFLAEKTVKNYMSNVLSKLGLERRTQAAVFASRLLDDR; this is encoded by the coding sequence ATGACGATCCGTGTCTTCCTGCTGGATGACCACGAGGTCGTGCGCACCGGACTCCGTCAGCTGCTGGAGAGCGGCGGCGACATCGAGGTCGTCGGTGAGGCCGGCACCGCCGCGGCCGCGCTCGCGCGGATCCCGGCGCTCAAGCCCGATGTCGCGGTGCTCGACGCTCGACTCCCTGACGGCAGCGGCATCGAGGTGTGTCGGCAGGTGCGTTCGTCGCACCCCCAGACCAAGGCCATCATCCTGACGTCCTACGACGACGACGAGGCCCTGTTCGCCGCGATCATGGCCGGCGCGGCCGGCTACGTCCTCAAGCAGGTCACGGGTCAGGACCTGATCGCCGCGGTACGTCACGTCGCCGCGGGTGGCTCGCTGCTCGACCCCAGCGTCACGGCCAAGGTCATGGAGCGGTTGCGCGATGGTGCCCCCGGTGAGCCGGACGAGCTCAAGGACCTGACCGCGCAGGAGCGACGGATCCTCGAGCTCGTGGCCGAGGGACTGACCAACCGGCAGATCGGCGAGCGGCTGTTTCTCGCCGAGAAGACCGTCAAGAACTACATGTCCAACGTGCTGTCCAAGCTCGGTCTGGAACGCCGGACCCAGGCCGCGGTGTTCGCCAGCCGGCTCCTCGACGACCGCTGA
- a CDS encoding GAF domain-containing protein: MTKQRPSMTGPKLEFEAVLAQLVERGEQMMTSQSRMRDLIRVNNDLTSDLDLPSVLRRIVEIGMELIQARYCAMGVIGDERRLEQFIHRGMEPAVVQQIGHLPEGKGLLGALIDDPQPVRLKRIKSDARSSGFPAHHPPMENFLGVPIRVRDEVYGNLYLTDSINGAFSADDEELAQALAATAGIAIENARLFDDSAYRERWSTALADTARRLMRDDEEEEHLGVIVEQVLELAGADLVSIGRVSGSEILLDRAAGIGAAELTTMSFALENTIAAEAIQTGEPILVGEFSADRKHDFCRHAMLGNSVIIPFSQGERTTGLLTLSRAVGRPPFSARDLDMGMSFASHVSVAIDRSESRRSRRRVALLEDRSRIARDLHDHVIQRLFGTGLSLQAAAAGADPDTAARITAQIVEIDGAIAQIRQSIFAMQRDPESTTVSVRARILEIVDRVADQLAHRPRVVFLGPVDLMVSGDLTDDISAVVTEGLANAVRHAGPAAVEVTVSAVSGHVSIEITDDGVGPGESPRLSGLANLRRRAEERGGEFGIHTAASGGTRLAWTVPT; the protein is encoded by the coding sequence ATGACCAAGCAGCGCCCATCGATGACCGGCCCGAAGCTGGAGTTCGAGGCTGTGCTCGCGCAGCTCGTGGAGCGCGGCGAGCAGATGATGACGTCGCAGTCACGGATGCGCGACCTGATCCGGGTCAACAACGACCTGACGAGCGATCTCGACCTGCCCAGCGTGCTACGCCGCATCGTCGAGATCGGCATGGAGCTGATCCAGGCCCGCTACTGCGCGATGGGCGTGATCGGCGACGAACGTCGGCTCGAGCAGTTCATCCACCGCGGCATGGAGCCCGCGGTCGTCCAGCAGATCGGCCACCTGCCCGAGGGGAAGGGACTGCTCGGCGCGCTGATTGACGACCCCCAGCCCGTGCGCCTGAAGCGCATCAAGTCGGACGCACGGTCCAGCGGCTTCCCCGCCCACCACCCGCCGATGGAGAACTTCCTCGGCGTGCCGATCCGCGTGCGCGACGAGGTCTACGGCAACCTCTACCTGACCGACAGCATCAACGGCGCCTTCTCGGCCGACGACGAGGAGCTCGCGCAGGCCCTCGCCGCCACCGCCGGCATCGCGATCGAGAACGCCCGGCTGTTCGATGACTCCGCCTACCGCGAACGGTGGTCGACCGCCCTCGCGGACACCGCCCGCCGGCTCATGCGGGACGACGAGGAGGAGGAACACCTCGGAGTCATCGTCGAGCAGGTCCTCGAGCTGGCCGGTGCCGACCTGGTCAGCATCGGCCGAGTCTCCGGCTCGGAGATCCTCCTCGACCGGGCAGCCGGTATTGGCGCTGCCGAGCTCACGACGATGTCGTTCGCCCTGGAGAACACGATCGCCGCGGAGGCGATCCAGACTGGCGAGCCGATCCTGGTCGGCGAGTTCAGCGCGGACCGGAAGCACGACTTCTGTCGCCACGCGATGCTCGGCAACTCGGTCATCATCCCGTTCTCGCAAGGCGAGCGCACGACCGGGCTGCTGACCCTGTCGCGCGCCGTCGGACGGCCGCCGTTCAGCGCGCGGGACCTCGACATGGGCATGTCGTTCGCCAGCCACGTCAGCGTCGCGATCGACCGATCCGAGTCCCGCCGGAGCCGGCGGCGCGTGGCCCTCCTGGAGGACCGCAGCCGGATCGCGCGAGACCTGCACGACCACGTCATCCAACGACTGTTCGGCACGGGGCTGAGCCTGCAGGCCGCCGCCGCCGGCGCCGACCCCGACACCGCGGCGCGGATCACCGCTCAGATCGTGGAGATCGACGGCGCGATCGCGCAGATTCGGCAGAGCATCTTCGCGATGCAGCGCGATCCGGAGTCCACGACCGTCAGTGTCCGGGCCCGGATCCTCGAGATCGTCGACCGGGTGGCCGATCAGCTGGCTCACCGACCGCGGGTGGTTTTCCTCGGTCCCGTCGACCTGATGGTCTCGGGCGACCTGACCGACGACATCTCCGCCGTCGTCACCGAGGGCCTGGCGAACGCGGTCCGCCATGCCGGGCCGGCAGCCGTCGAGGTCACCGTCTCGGCCGTCTCGGGACACGTCTCGATCGAGATCACCGACGATGGCGTCGGACCTGGCGAGTCGCCGCGGCTCAGTGGCCTCGCCAACCTGCGTCGGCGCGCCGAGGAGCGTGGCGGCGAGTTCGGGATCCACACGGCAGCGAGCGGTGGCACCCGGCTCGCCTGGACCGTGCCGACCTGA
- a CDS encoding DUF1003 domain-containing protein, with the protein MTVPGRPGRREGRVTHPVVAAYREVRAQQVQLRVADAITTFAGSMVFVYIHAAVFAAWMLFVETSPWPSLTLVVSLEAIFLSTFVLIGQNRQSSFQLAKADHDFVTQELELETNTDLTRAIHAMTTELHRRALASEG; encoded by the coding sequence GTGACCGTCCCCGGTCGACCCGGCAGACGGGAGGGCCGGGTCACACACCCCGTCGTTGCGGCGTATCGGGAAGTCCGTGCCCAGCAGGTCCAGCTCCGGGTGGCCGATGCCATCACGACGTTCGCCGGCTCGATGGTGTTCGTCTACATCCATGCTGCGGTCTTCGCGGCGTGGATGCTGTTCGTCGAGACGTCGCCGTGGCCGAGCCTGACGCTGGTCGTGTCGCTCGAGGCGATCTTCCTGTCGACGTTCGTCCTGATCGGGCAGAACCGGCAGTCGTCATTCCAGCTCGCCAAGGCCGATCACGACTTCGTCACGCAGGAGCTCGAGCTCGAGACCAACACCGATCTCACCCGCGCGATCCACGCCATGACGACCGAGCTGCACCGGCGAGCTCTCGCCTCCGAGGGGTGA
- the cydC gene encoding thiol reductant ABC exporter subunit CydC yields MRRRLVAGATLGVAAQLSSIGLLLTSAWLIVRAAQHPPVLYLMVAIVSVRFFGVGRAVFHYGERLLTHDVALAATTDQRVRTYRDLDRVAPFGLDRQRRGDLISRIVGDVESGQDRLLRLRLPWTYAFVSTAAVVLLATLVRPAAGLIVALHVLACFAFLRLGAGRGRVDASAGLRGTMSADASAFVMASRDLVAYGITPDTCPEQHRTIDALAQTQRAAAWVSGLGTAFVLASTGVSLLALGLVATGAPSVMVGVLLLAPVALIEPLESLAEAERLRPDVEAAERRLHELSTVPTPVDEPTGPHPLPESSVLSVNDLVVGWDRSITAPISFELRRGDLLGITGSSGAGKSTLAMTLLKLVESRGGSIRLGGTDLADLSGSSVRTRIGMSGQDDTVFDTTIRENLRIADPAADETALLAALDRAGLAAFVRGLPEGLDTPVGEHGGELSGGERQRLSIARLLLARRDVIILDEPTEHLDPSTAAALLDDIVGLARDHAVLVISHSGLALDRCDRVINLAGASPDPHPVTRERVVAHA; encoded by the coding sequence ATGAGGCGCCGGCTCGTCGCCGGCGCGACCCTGGGCGTCGCCGCCCAGCTGTCCTCGATCGGGCTGCTGCTGACCTCGGCGTGGCTCATCGTCCGCGCGGCCCAGCACCCTCCCGTGCTCTACCTGATGGTCGCGATCGTCTCGGTCCGGTTCTTCGGCGTCGGCCGGGCGGTCTTTCACTACGGAGAGCGTCTCCTGACGCACGACGTGGCGCTCGCCGCTACGACGGACCAGCGAGTCCGCACCTACCGCGATCTGGACCGGGTCGCACCCTTCGGCCTGGATCGGCAGCGTCGCGGCGACCTCATCAGCCGTATCGTCGGCGATGTCGAGTCCGGCCAGGACAGGCTCCTGCGCCTCCGCCTGCCGTGGACGTACGCCTTCGTGTCGACCGCGGCGGTCGTGCTGTTGGCGACGCTCGTCCGGCCCGCCGCCGGTCTGATCGTCGCGCTCCACGTGCTCGCCTGCTTCGCGTTCCTGCGTCTCGGCGCGGGTCGCGGTCGCGTTGACGCGAGTGCCGGTCTTCGCGGCACGATGTCGGCCGATGCCTCGGCCTTCGTCATGGCATCCCGCGATCTTGTCGCATACGGCATCACACCTGACACCTGCCCGGAGCAGCACCGCACGATCGACGCGCTGGCTCAGACCCAGCGCGCGGCCGCGTGGGTCAGCGGGCTCGGAACGGCGTTCGTGCTGGCATCCACGGGTGTGTCACTCCTGGCCCTCGGCCTGGTCGCGACCGGCGCCCCCTCGGTCATGGTCGGGGTCCTCCTGCTGGCTCCGGTCGCGCTGATCGAGCCGTTGGAGTCACTCGCGGAGGCAGAGCGGCTGCGCCCGGACGTCGAGGCCGCGGAGCGCAGGCTCCACGAGCTCAGCACCGTGCCGACCCCGGTCGACGAGCCCACGGGTCCGCATCCGCTGCCGGAGTCGAGCGTGCTGTCGGTCAACGACCTCGTGGTCGGGTGGGACCGGTCGATCACCGCTCCGATCTCATTCGAGCTGCGTCGCGGTGACCTGCTCGGCATCACCGGCTCCAGCGGAGCCGGCAAGAGCACGCTGGCCATGACCCTGCTGAAGCTGGTCGAAAGTCGAGGCGGTTCGATCCGCCTCGGCGGCACCGACCTCGCCGACCTGTCCGGATCATCGGTGCGCACACGCATCGGAATGTCCGGCCAGGACGACACCGTCTTCGACACCACGATCCGCGAGAACCTCCGTATCGCGGATCCTGCCGCCGATGAGACGGCCCTGCTCGCGGCGCTGGACCGCGCCGGTCTGGCGGCCTTCGTCCGCGGACTGCCCGAAGGCCTGGACACACCCGTCGGTGAGCACGGCGGCGAGCTGAGCGGCGGCGAACGGCAACGACTCTCGATCGCCAGGCTCCTGCTTGCCCGCCGGGATGTCATCATCCTGGACGAGCCCACTGAGCATCTCGACCCGTCAACGGCTGCGGCTCTGCTTGACGACATCGTCGGGCTGGCCCGCGACCACGCGGTGCTGGTCATCTCGCACTCCGGGCTGGCGCTCGATCGGTGTGACCGGGTGATCAACCTCGCTGGAGCCTCGCCGGACCCGCATCCCGTGACCCGTGAACGGGTCGTGGCGCACGCTTAG
- a CDS encoding pyridoxamine 5'-phosphate oxidase family protein, with the protein MTTSDDQPRATLVPIDEEQCRQLLTTTTVGRVAFVNDEGQQLIPVNFAYLDGAVYFRTEPGRVLSALARGHDDVAFGVDHHDVFRQGWNVTVRGPAAEVEDRATINKVLGHSRLRPWAGGVRPLVIRITADSIAGRRVSGNTA; encoded by the coding sequence ATGACCACCTCAGACGACCAACCGCGCGCGACCCTCGTCCCGATCGACGAGGAGCAGTGCCGACAGCTCCTGACGACGACGACCGTGGGACGAGTCGCCTTCGTGAACGACGAGGGGCAGCAGCTCATCCCGGTCAACTTCGCCTATCTGGACGGTGCCGTGTACTTCCGTACCGAGCCCGGTCGGGTGCTGTCCGCCCTGGCCCGCGGGCACGACGACGTCGCGTTCGGGGTGGATCATCACGATGTCTTCCGGCAGGGGTGGAACGTCACCGTGCGGGGCCCCGCCGCCGAGGTCGAGGACCGCGCGACGATCAACAAGGTGCTCGGTCACTCCCGGCTCCGACCCTGGGCCGGCGGGGTACGTCCCCTGGTCATCCGGATCACGGCCGACTCGATCGCCGGGCGACGCGTGTCGGGAAACACGGCGTGA
- a CDS encoding universal stress protein, whose amino-acid sequence MTTTKPVVVGIKDKQPAALRFGLREARRAGVPVRVVHSAALPVQAAEFYTGYDAEDGVRMAGQQILDEARHFVEQEVAPPPVSYELSTGSAFDTLVRVSAGARLLVIGSDDLPWYERALGAAVAGHITRHADCVVVVVPEHAYPKQPVGGVVVTLDGDTSAAGPLRFAFEQADAAGHTLHVLHAAPPATLTADVQAIRVNIAEVLAGWAETYPDVRVMPAFVFDDTDDAIVEASQHAELVVVGRPHSRTVAYALSRPLATKVVGRAHCPVAIVPADYAGA is encoded by the coding sequence ATGACCACCACGAAGCCCGTCGTCGTCGGCATCAAGGACAAGCAACCGGCCGCGCTGCGATTCGGCCTTCGCGAGGCCCGACGCGCCGGCGTCCCGGTACGGGTCGTGCACTCGGCAGCCCTGCCGGTCCAGGCGGCTGAGTTCTACACCGGGTACGACGCCGAGGACGGTGTGCGCATGGCCGGGCAGCAGATCCTTGACGAGGCCAGGCACTTCGTCGAGCAGGAGGTCGCCCCTCCGCCAGTGAGTTATGAGTTGTCGACCGGCTCGGCATTCGACACGCTCGTGCGTGTCTCGGCTGGCGCCCGTCTCCTCGTCATCGGGTCGGACGACCTTCCGTGGTACGAACGCGCACTCGGTGCCGCGGTGGCGGGGCACATCACCCGGCATGCGGACTGCGTCGTGGTCGTCGTCCCCGAGCACGCCTATCCGAAGCAGCCGGTCGGAGGAGTCGTGGTGACCCTCGACGGCGACACCTCTGCCGCCGGGCCGCTGCGGTTCGCGTTCGAGCAGGCCGACGCGGCTGGCCACACACTCCACGTGCTGCACGCGGCACCGCCGGCCACCCTGACCGCCGATGTCCAGGCCATCCGCGTCAACATCGCCGAGGTTCTCGCGGGGTGGGCGGAGACCTATCCCGACGTGCGGGTCATGCCGGCATTCGTCTTCGACGACACCGACGACGCGATCGTCGAGGCGAGCCAGCACGCCGAGCTCGTGGTCGTCGGTCGTCCACACAGCAGGACCGTCGCGTACGCCCTGTCCCGTCCGCTGGCGACCAAGGTGGTCGGACGGGCGCACTGCCCCGTCGCGATCGTGCCGGCTGACTACGCCGGGGCCTGA